From Paenibacillus sp. PvR098:
TTCGCTAGAATAAATTATTCGTGGTATCTGGGGTGGTTCGAATATACGCGAGCTAATTTGTTCGCTTTAAAAATGTCCTTGTGGGCTTTGTATATGTTTCCGGCAAACGCTGGAGCTGCTGGACAGTTACACATAGCTTTTAATTATTAAAGACACACTACAGTGGGTGAACTACTCGCTACACACTTTAAGGGTCAACGATGACCAGAAGGAGCAAAGAATATGGCAGATGAAACATTGGAAACGTATGCTAAAGTTCAGGCTAATAATGATCGGTATAAAGAAAGAACCATCGTAGAGGACGGTACAACAAATGCGATCCATAATCCCGATGAAGATGCCATAGCTTCCATTAAAGGGCACATCGAAAGACAAGACCAAGAGGGCCGGTAAAATGACAGAGCGCATCCCTATCTGTAAACCTAAAAATGAGGAGACATTATCATGAAAGATAAAACCAAATCAGGAATAAACAATTTGGAGCAAACGACGGACGCAGAAGGACTGGCAGAGGAAGTTAAGCCCAAGGCCGAAAGCGACGTGCAAGCCAAACAAAATTACAAGCTGGACAATATGCATATTGAAATAAAGAATGATTAATTCAAGATCGATAATCCTCTCCAACGAGAGGTTTTTTCAAGGCGTTTTTGCAATGCAATAAGGCCGGACTATGCTATAGCTGTCTTGTCATCCACCGCTAGGCGTAAGGAGGGTTAAGTAGATGAATCTTGAATTGGAGCAAATGACACAGTGGTTAGAGCAGTGCCGTGGTCAACAGCTTCTTATCGAGAAACGTGAGCAGGACGACCGGGATCTCATTAAGCTTCGGCTCGAGCGAGTCTCGCTAGGCCATCCTGCGCTCGCCCATGCTGACGATTATATTGCCGAGAGCGAACTCGTTCTGCATGGGGTAGGCAGCATTATCTTTACGCACGACCATTCGCGGCTACCGGAGAACCAATACGAAATTCCGCTGCTTGGTAATTGGCGAGGATCGGTTCAAGAGGATGGGCTGCAGCTGGTTACGGACCGTGCCGAATATACGATTTCCAAGAAGGGATAGTTCATTGAAAGCAGGACAAACATTCTACGATTAAAATCGTTCGTTATTGACAGTAAAGCCCTCGGGTCTGCGCTGGCGGCAGACCTAAGGGCTTATTTTCTTAAATCTGCTGGACCTTGGAAGATCCTCGTCTATGCTGATTTCCATACAATACAAAAGCAATAAGCCCTATGGGTGGTATTTTGTATAGATTCTGGGGATAATTCATATGATTACATTATGTAAAGAGGTGTGAATGATTGGATAAACAGTTGCTATTACAACATGTAGAAACAGCGATTAAATCCTCAACCAAAAATCCTGATTTAATGGCAATATCATCCCTAAAACTAGCTGATATCATGAAGGTTCAACCATCCGATATTGAGCAGGGGTTGGCTGAGTTAGTGCAAGAGGGCAAATTAAGAAAAGAGCCCGTCCAGGGTTCTCACAACGAAATCTTTTTGCTGCCTAATCATTAATGGAGTTCTCGTGTTCCAAAAACAGCAGAATCGAATAAACCGTTTCTGCTGTTCATCAACAATCGTTTAATGCACAATCTTATAAAACTGAAAATTATTTTTCCCGACTTTCTTAGCTTCGTACATAGCGATATCCGCATGCTTCATTAACATTTCGCCATCTTCCCCATCATCCGGATAAAGTGAAATACCTATACTGGGTGAAATATGAATCGTATAGGAATGAATAATCGATGGAGCACGCAGTGCTTCTAATATTCTTAAGGCATCTTTCCTTACTTTTTCTTTATTCGTATCAGATATCAATATAGTGAATTCATCACCTGCTAAACGTGAAGTCGTATCCTCCTGTCGTACGCTATTTTTAATGCGCTGTGCAACATCCTGTAACAAAAGGTCGCCGACCCCATGCCCGAAACGATCATTCACTTGTTTAAATCCATCCAAATCAATAAACATGACCGCTACCTTTTGACGATTCAGTTTGGCTTCCATTAACGCTTTATTAAGATAATCCATAAACATACGTCTATTCGGTAAACCTGTCAAAATATCATGATAAGCCATCTGATGAATGAGTATTTCTGCCTTTTTGCGTTCAGAAATATCTTGAAAGAAAACCTGGACATACTGCTTTCCATTGTGTGTGATCGGCATAGCCATGATTTCAACATCAATGATTTCCTTATCTAATCGAATAAATTTCTCTTCTATAAATGACACATGCGTATCCTGTTCCCGGATGGTCTTCCATCGTCTCTTTACAATTTCATGATAATTAGGGTGTATGAAATCCAAAATATTCTTGCCGATTAACTGCTCCCCGGTTTCCGCTCCCAGAATCTTCAGACCGGTAAGATTCACATATCTAAATTCACCAAACTCATGAATGGCTATTCCATTCGGCGATAACTCAACCAATCTGCGATATCTCTCTTCGCTTTCTTTTAACTTTATCGAAGAATAACGATCCATAGAGCCACTCATTAAAATGAATATAAGAATAAAAAACAAGGATGCTCCGACACTTAAAGCTGAAAATAAATTGACCCCTACGCTTAATTTCTCTTCATATAGGTGAACATTCGTATCAGGTATAAAATGAGTGGCTGCCATTCCCGTATAATGCACACATGAGATCCCACCACCTAAAAAAATCGCGGCTACTACTTTGATCCAAAGCTTGCGATTAACATGTTCATCAGCAAACCGGGAAAATATCCATAGTGCTACATTTGACGAAACGATGCCGATCAGAATGGACAGCAAAAACAACGTCTTATCGTATTCGATTTGGGCCTTTATATGCATGGCTAGCATTCCCGTATAATGCATAGATGCAATACCAATCCCCATAATCAAGCCACTCAGCAGCAAGTACCATTTATCTCTTATACGTCGAGATACCACATAAAAACAAATACTAGATGAGATGATTGGAAAAATCACCGAGAGTATGAGTAAATACAAATCATACTCAACTTCTTTATAATTTACATAAAAAGCCAACATTCCAATATAATGCATCGTCCAAATTCCGCCACCCATGGCAATCGAGGCAGTACTAAGCCAGTACTTACGAATTAAACCATTTCCCGATTCCTTGATTCGATCGAGAAGATCAAGAGCTGTATAGGATGCGAATATCACTATAGTAATTGAAAGTAGAACCATTGCTAAATTATAGCTGCCGTCCAGATGATTCATCCAAAGCCCGTCCCTTCTTCCCCTATGCCTTATGGTCTTTTATTTCCCTTATCATTTTTTGCGTGGACATTTCCCCTTTATACCCGGCTTGATTAATATAAACAATTTCCCCCAATTGATGAACGATAATCGCATCGGGTGCGATTTCCACCAATTGAAGGTACCTTTCCTCACTTTCTTTAAGATCCGCTTCATTTTTTTCGATCCGTAATGTCTACGCAAGAGGCGATGACCTCCACCATGCGCCCACCGCGAACAACGGGACGTAAGGCGGATAAATAAAAGACTCCGTTTAATTCTCCTTCATAAGTTACTCTTTCTCCTGCCCATGCCTTTCTATAATTCCCCATCTCCCTGTGTATGAATAAGCCTACCGTTCTGTTCTTTAAATTTAAAGGTCATCCCTTGTTGAAGGCGCAATGTGGGCTAGTTCAGCATCCGTTTTTCCATGATAGGATATATATGTAACTCTTGTATATTGTCATCTAATTCTATTTCCATTGGTTCCTTCATTATATCTCCCAGCTATGACGACGTTTGCTCTTTCATAAAGCTAAATGCGTCTCCATCTTTCAATGGGTGTGCAATCATTTTATCAGAAAAATATTAAGAATGTATGAGAATAGAAATATGAAGCCCCCCATGTTTGGTTCCCTCAATTTCCCTGATGATAACCCATACACTTACCCGAATCTTATGAAATCATTGATGAGCTTCAGAGAAATGGTTATTATGGTATATGATTCGTTCAATTGTTCCTTTTAGAACAGCTGACCGATAGGCGTGCCTAATATTTTTATCCCGAAAAGAGAGGAAATCTGCATTCATGGCTTTATGGGGGACAATCATCAACGCTCTTGCTATTATTGCAGGCGGTTTATTGGGTAGCCTTGTGCTGCCCCGCATTTCAGAAGGAATCCGCAATACCGTCATGCAGGGATTAGGGATCTCGATAGCGGTTCTTGGCATCACGATGGCGCTTAAATCGGAGAATTTCTTAATTGTTATTATAAGTATTGTAGTTGGGGGCATTATTGGGGAAGTCATGAGAATTGAATATCGACTTAACCAGCTCGGCCTGTGGGTGGAGAAACAATTCCATCGTGAGGAGAAAGCCGATCCGAATACAGGCAGTATCGCGGAAGGCTTCGTCACAGCAACACTGATCTATTGTATAGGTGCGATGGCCATTCTAGGTTCGATAGACAGCGGACTGAGGCACAACCATGATATTTTATACACCAAATCGATATTAGACGGAATATCCGCCGTGATTCTCTCATCGACTTTAGGCATTGGCGTCACGCTTTCAGCAGCCCCCGTTTTCTTATATCAAGGGACCATTGCGCTTACGGCAACATTATTTACCCTGTTTATCAGCGATGCTGATTTAAGTGCCATCATCACGGAGGTTACGGCCGTCGGAGGGGTATTGATTATTGGCATTGGTCTCAACATACTCCACATCAAAAAAATAAATGTCGCCAACTTGCTCCCATCTATTTTCATTGCAGCAGTCATCGTTCTGGGTGAATTATCGCTGCGTTAGCAGAACCATGCTTGATCTATACATTGCAAGGCACGCAAGAATCCCTAGTGGACCCGTGCGTGCCTTGCTTTACTATGACTTGGTAACTGTATAAACGTATCCACAATATCCGGATCGAATTGTCTTCCCTTTTGTTCAATTAAGTATTCCAAGGCTCTCTCTTGACTCCAACAGTCCTTATAAGACCTTCTGCTCGTTAAAGCATCATATACATCTACCACGGCAACAATACGGGCTTCTATAGGTATATCCGCCCCCTTTAGCTGATAAGGATATCCTGTACCATCCCATTTTTCATGATGAAACTCAATAATATGTTTGGCAATCGCGAATTCCTCATGGAACAATTCATCATCAAGTCCTTCGGCAATTTTGGTTAATATATCAACGCCAATAAGCGGATGAGTCTCTATGATCGCCCGTTCGTACGATGCAAGCGGACCGGGCTTGTACAATATCCCCTCAGGCACACCGGACTTTCCAATATCGTGTAATATGCTTGAATTGATCGTTTGATGTAAAAACTCCCTTGATAAATTCAATTGCAATCTTAGATTATGCTGTAGAAGTAATTGTTCTGTAAGTTCTCGAACACGGATCAGATGCTCCTCAATCCCCGGGTCCCGGATTTCGCAGGAAGTAGCCAGAACCTGTAACAGGGTTCTTTGAATTCTATCCTTTCGCGCTTCCGCAATGTACATCCCTTCGGTTAACTGCTCAAGCTCCCGAAATATACCCACATAATAACCGATCCCATCCAGGATGAAAGGGGTGATGGAGATGGAGGAATGCCAAAGCTCCCCGCTCTTTTTTTTGTTTATAAATACACCCGACCAGGACTGATCGTTATGCAGCGTTTGTTTTAAGCTTTGGTACATATGATCTGGAGTAAATCTGGATTTCGTAATGCCGGCGCCTGATCCAACGACCTCTGTTTTGGAAAAACCGGTTATTTTTTCATATGGCTCGTTCACATCGATGATTATATGATTTCTGTCCGTTATCATAACCGCATCGCTTAAGCACAAAAATTGGCGTAATATTGGATTCATCCTGCTTCTCCCTCTAGTTGTCATGGTTTACGCACAGCTTATTGCTTCAATTGCTCCAGCTCTGTGGTTACTTTCTCGATCATTTGGACAAACGCCGACAGCTCCTCGGAGCTTGCGGCTTGCGTTTGTGCTTGCATGCTCGTCTGCTCAGACTCACTCTTTACTTCTTTAAGCAAGCGTGAAATGACTGCAAGCTTGGAGTGAATTTGTACTAGAGCCTCCTTGGATCTTCCAGCAAGCTTCCGAACTTCTTTGGCAACCACATTAAAACCAAGGCCATGCTCCCCCGCGCGTGCGGCTTCAATGGCCGCGTTAAGCCCCAGTAAATGAGTTTGCCCTGATATCTCTTCCATGAGTGATCCCATATGGTGAATGTGTTGAATTTCCCGGGTCAGCTCGTTCACCGAGTCAAGTGACTTCTCCTGCGATTCCGCCGTACGGATGGCGGTTTCCGCCACAGATTGGGTGCTGCTGCTTAGCTCGACCATCATAGAGGCTAATTCCTGCACCGCTGAGTTAATGCCGACTAAGAGATGGCCGCGTTCATCTGCCAGTCTTTGCACTTTTTTCTTTTCATCCGCTTCATATGCTTCAAGCACAAGCTGCGAATCCAAGTTAAACATTTTGGTCATGGCATTAATAACCGGCAGCCAATTGTTTGGAAGCACATTCTGGAGGTGGGATGCCGCCAGATCCAGATAAAGCATGTACGTTCCCAAATACCACTGCGTCGTTAAACCAATTCTGGAGTGCACGCTCCCGATAAAAAGTCTTTTTTCTATAAAAGACTCGTCGATCTTCCCGTCCGTCAAGGAGAGAAAGTACCACCTCTGCGTTTCTTTCAATCGATCAATCGTGCTATGTGCTTCAATAATCGCCCTGAGCTCCGGACGAAGCATAATGCGGTCATAAAGCTCGTCCACCAAAACGTCTACTATCTTCGTAAATTCTGCCTTTTTGCTTTGTAAAAGGAATAAGTCATCCGCTGTTATGCCTATGTAATCAATTTGCTCTTTGCGTGTATCTGTTAAATTCATGTTCAACCCCCAAGTGTCTTATGTTTGTAATTTTTCGCATTGGAGCGCCTGTTGATAATCTTCGCAGGTGTCGATGCTCACGATAAATCGGGAATCAATCCCCTTATCCACGAAATCCGACTCTGGAATACCCCGCCAACGAAGGGACTTCAACAGCTCCGAAAGACGAGCCTCCTCTTTCTCCAATAAATCGGCTATTGGACCCGCGCAAGCTTTGTCATAGACGGCGTGCAGCGGATATAGACTGCCGTTCATATAAGGAAGAGCCGCATCGTAACCATTTTCTATTGATTCCAGCAGCAATTCGGCCGCTTTTATTGAAGGAAACGGCATCTCGCAGCCGACCACCCAAATTTGACCGTGCTTGGCCAAACTAAACCCGGCATGCATGCCCGCAAGGGGACCTTTACCGAAAAAATAGTCGGTGATGATGCGGACCTCCTTGTTCAACAAACGCAGCAGCGGAGCCGGATCCCTCGTGACTACGATCACTTCCTGGCAAATCTCTCTCATGATTTGGATTTGCCGCTCAATAAGCGCCCCTCCTCCAAAAGGAAGCAGTGCCTTCGGATCGCCGTTCATCCGTGTATTGGGTCCACCGGCTAGAATGAGACCTGTCAGCATGGCCATTTCCTCCTTGCCAATCATTTTCTCTTGTTGTGATCATCCCGCATTCGAATCGCTCAGCATTTGTTCCACTAAGGGTAATACGATGTGCTCCTCCATTCTGAAATGCTCCTTGAGAAGCCTGCAGCCTTGCAGAAAGCAGCCGACTGCTCCCGCCACCATACCCGCATGCGGGCGGATTCCAAAATCATCGAGCATTTGAAGAAACGCCTCGAGGTAGGCGGTTCCTAGCTCGTGATCTTTTTCCATGACCCAGATCGAATCCTTGATCATGGGCACGTGCTTGTTATAAAAATATTGGTCTATCAGAGGTCTCAGTTCTTCCTCTTCCCAAGCCGAATGACGCTCCAGCTCATTCATGTACGCGATAAGCGGCTGCTTGATGCGCCGAATTTCATGCGCCACCGTCAATACATCCGGCATCCGGTCGGCTCGATTCACCGCCGCCTCGAGTTCTGCTATGGTTTGTCTTAGCTTCAAGTGCTCATCCTTAAGCCGTACCAGCATCATAACCCAATCCGATGGACGCACAGCGTCCAAGAGCCGATCCGTCTCCTGTTCCATCAATCAGACCTCCTTCAATGTGGTGGATTCAGCATATCGCACACCTTGGAAATTAACTGTGATATTTGTCACACCGCAAGCACAAAAAGACTGCAAGAGCTCTAGACAAGAGCCGATGCAGTCTTTCATCCTTTATTCGTTTGTAATACCGTCTTCATTCAAAGTTTAGAAGCCCTTTTTTCAGGGCAAACTTGACAAGCTCCGGGCGCGTCTTTAGCTTTAGCTTTTCCATAACGTTGCTTTTGTGCGATTCCACTGTCTTCACGCTGATGATCAGCTGATCGGCAATCTCTTTGTTGGAATAGCCCTTAGCGACAAGCGCCAATATTTCCTTCTCCCGTTCGGACAGGGTATCGTAGGGGCCTGTGTTTTCACCTCGTTTTAGCCGTTCCAGATACTCACCCATTAGACGTTTGGTCGCGCTCGGATACAAGTAAGCGTTCCCTTCCGCTACGGATTGAATGGCCGCAAGAAGCTCTTCGTGCGGCGCGCTTTTCAAGATATACCCGGACGCCCCGGCTTGGATCGCCCTAAATAAATATTCCTCGTCATCGTGCATGGTCAATATAAGCACCGCCGTTTCCGGCTGCTCCTGCTTAAGCTCGGCGGCAGCCGTTAGGCCATCCTTACCGTGCGGCATACTTAAATCCATCAGCACGACATCCGGTTTCAGCTCTCCGGCAAGGCGAATCGCCTCGTCTCCATCCGCCGCTTCCCCCACGACTTCCATGTCATGCTTGCCGTGAAGCAGTAGGTTCAACCCGGATCTCACAACCGCATGGTCGTCAACCACGATGATTCTTATCATGTGTTGCACCCCCTTTTATCTAACCGGCCGAAAACCGTTTCAGCATCCGTTAGCTTACTAATCCGGTGCGACGCTAGCGTCACCGCGGCCATATCATCCCTTGTAAATAGGCGTCCCTTTCTGCAACCAACCAATACCACACCGCGATTTTCCCTTTGTACGACAACGGGAGCGGTGACGGCGGTTCGCAGCCTTTCCGCAAGCATAAGCGGGCATTCACGAAGCAGTTGGCCCATATCGATATCGTTCCATGCTATCGTTCGTCCGACCCGAATCGTTAGACCGCCCACACCCTGTCCCGCTCCAAACATCATCGTTTCACTCCGCTCGGTCTCGTTCCCGGACACCAAAGTCCAGCGAAACAGCCGACCATCCCCAACCCCTAAGGCCAGTGCGGCAAAGTCGCCCGATACCGATGAACGAATCATCAACAACTCGCTTAGGATCTGGTTGTGCTCCATGTCCACCCGCTCCCCCTCCTTCCATGCTGCTTCACGCCAACCATGAACCCGAAACGCCGAACACTGTGCTTTCATTGTACCCGCTGCGGCTTCATTTGTAAGTCAGGGAAAACCCTGATTTCCCCATCGGGAAATCGGTCGAAATTCAGGATTTTCTCCCCCTAATATCAGAGGATTCCCCGATAACGCCAGGTCTTTAAAATTGATATGATAAATGCATGAGAACGAAGAGGAGGATGATACGGATGATCCATCATTATCCGGTTAATCATACATCGGAAGCCGCTCCGATTCAATCGCAGGGCCTGCAGCAGTATTTTACGCTAGAGAATGTCGAACGGCTTACCGGTATCATGTATTCGAAAAAGGTACAAAAAGGCTCCGGCCTTTTCTGGGAAGGCGATAAGGCCGAATATTTATATTACATCAAACAAGGCCGCGTCAAAATCACCAAATCGGCAGATAACGGCGGTTCCCTCACCTTGTATTTGCACCACGTTGGAGACTTGATCGGCTATGGAGACGGCATGACGGATTCGGCTTACCTCCTTGGCGCTGAAGCAATTGAGGATTGCGACCTTGGCCTGATCCAACGTAAGGATCTGGAGGTTCTGCTTTGGCAGCATGGCGATCTCGCGGTAGAATTTATGCGCTGGCAGGGGATGATGCACCTGCTGACGCAAACCAAATTCCGCGATTTGATGATGTTCGGTAAGCCCGGAGCACTGTGCTCTCTTCTCATTCGCTTAAACAATTCCTACGGGGAACCCTTCGGTGAG
This genomic window contains:
- a CDS encoding GAF domain-containing protein, which encodes MDMEHNQILSELLMIRSSVSGDFAALALGVGDGRLFRWTLVSGNETERSETMMFGAGQGVGGLTIRVGRTIAWNDIDMGQLLRECPLMLAERLRTAVTAPVVVQRENRGVVLVGCRKGRLFTRDDMAAVTLASHRISKLTDAETVFGRLDKRGCNT
- a CDS encoding response regulator transcription factor → MIRIIVVDDHAVVRSGLNLLLHGKHDMEVVGEAADGDEAIRLAGELKPDVVLMDLSMPHGKDGLTAAAELKQEQPETAVLILTMHDDEEYLFRAIQAGASGYILKSAPHEELLAAIQSVAEGNAYLYPSATKRLMGEYLERLKRGENTGPYDTLSEREKEILALVAKGYSNKEIADQLIISVKTVESHKSNVMEKLKLKTRPELVKFALKKGLLNFE
- a CDS encoding molybdenum cofactor guanylyltransferase — translated: MLTGLILAGGPNTRMNGDPKALLPFGGGALIERQIQIMREICQEVIVVTRDPAPLLRLLNKEVRIITDYFFGKGPLAGMHAGFSLAKHGQIWVVGCEMPFPSIKAAELLLESIENGYDAALPYMNGSLYPLHAVYDKACAGPIADLLEKEEARLSELLKSLRWRGIPESDFVDKGIDSRFIVSIDTCEDYQQALQCEKLQT
- a CDS encoding DUF554 domain-containing protein; the protein is MALWGTIINALAIIAGGLLGSLVLPRISEGIRNTVMQGLGISIAVLGITMALKSENFLIVIISIVVGGIIGEVMRIEYRLNQLGLWVEKQFHREEKADPNTGSIAEGFVTATLIYCIGAMAILGSIDSGLRHNHDILYTKSILDGISAVILSSTLGIGVTLSAAPVFLYQGTIALTATLFTLFISDADLSAIITEVTAVGGVLIIGIGLNILHIKKINVANLLPSIFIAAVIVLGELSLR
- a CDS encoding globin-coupled sensor protein, giving the protein MNLTDTRKEQIDYIGITADDLFLLQSKKAEFTKIVDVLVDELYDRIMLRPELRAIIEAHSTIDRLKETQRWYFLSLTDGKIDESFIEKRLFIGSVHSRIGLTTQWYLGTYMLYLDLAASHLQNVLPNNWLPVINAMTKMFNLDSQLVLEAYEADEKKKVQRLADERGHLLVGINSAVQELASMMVELSSSTQSVAETAIRTAESQEKSLDSVNELTREIQHIHHMGSLMEEISGQTHLLGLNAAIEAARAGEHGLGFNVVAKEVRKLAGRSKEALVQIHSKLAVISRLLKEVKSESEQTSMQAQTQAASSEELSAFVQMIEKVTTELEQLKQ
- a CDS encoding HD domain-containing phosphohydrolase codes for the protein MNPILRQFLCLSDAVMITDRNHIIIDVNEPYEKITGFSKTEVVGSGAGITKSRFTPDHMYQSLKQTLHNDQSWSGVFINKKKSGELWHSSISITPFILDGIGYYVGIFRELEQLTEGMYIAEARKDRIQRTLLQVLATSCEIRDPGIEEHLIRVRELTEQLLLQHNLRLQLNLSREFLHQTINSSILHDIGKSGVPEGILYKPGPLASYERAIIETHPLIGVDILTKIAEGLDDELFHEEFAIAKHIIEFHHEKWDGTGYPYQLKGADIPIEARIVAVVDVYDALTSRRSYKDCWSQERALEYLIEQKGRQFDPDIVDTFIQLPSHSKARHARVH
- a CDS encoding Crp/Fnr family transcriptional regulator; translated protein: MIHHYPVNHTSEAAPIQSQGLQQYFTLENVERLTGIMYSKKVQKGSGLFWEGDKAEYLYYIKQGRVKITKSADNGGSLTLYLHHVGDLIGYGDGMTDSAYLLGAEAIEDCDLGLIQRKDLEVLLWQHGDLAVEFMRWQGMMHLLTQTKFRDLMMFGKPGALCSLLIRLNNSYGEPFGEYSRISVKLNNTEMSEMIGATRESVNRMLSDLKKQNTIDIVNGHFIIKDLAYLRDICHCENCPKHICRV
- a CDS encoding hemerythrin domain-containing protein, with translation MEQETDRLLDAVRPSDWVMMLVRLKDEHLKLRQTIAELEAAVNRADRMPDVLTVAHEIRRIKQPLIAYMNELERHSAWEEEELRPLIDQYFYNKHVPMIKDSIWVMEKDHELGTAYLEAFLQMLDDFGIRPHAGMVAGAVGCFLQGCRLLKEHFRMEEHIVLPLVEQMLSDSNAG
- a CDS encoding diguanylate cyclase, with product MNHLDGSYNLAMVLLSITIVIFASYTALDLLDRIKESGNGLIRKYWLSTASIAMGGGIWTMHYIGMLAFYVNYKEVEYDLYLLILSVIFPIISSSICFYVVSRRIRDKWYLLLSGLIMGIGIASMHYTGMLAMHIKAQIEYDKTLFLLSILIGIVSSNVALWIFSRFADEHVNRKLWIKVVAAIFLGGGISCVHYTGMAATHFIPDTNVHLYEEKLSVGVNLFSALSVGASLFFILIFILMSGSMDRYSSIKLKESEERYRRLVELSPNGIAIHEFGEFRYVNLTGLKILGAETGEQLIGKNILDFIHPNYHEIVKRRWKTIREQDTHVSFIEEKFIRLDKEIIDVEIMAMPITHNGKQYVQVFFQDISERKKAEILIHQMAYHDILTGLPNRRMFMDYLNKALMEAKLNRQKVAVMFIDLDGFKQVNDRFGHGVGDLLLQDVAQRIKNSVRQEDTTSRLAGDEFTILISDTNKEKVRKDALRILEALRAPSIIHSYTIHISPSIGISLYPDDGEDGEMLMKHADIAMYEAKKVGKNNFQFYKIVH